The genomic stretch CTACTTATCTAGCATATTGAACCATATCATCCATAATGTGTGTCGTTCTGTTCTGTATTTGATTCTACCGCAGAGATCATGCCAATCAGTGTGATCCTGTGAACTCATTTctgtgcatacatttgtttgACGCATTTCCCTCATGATTTAGGGTCCAAAGCTGGATTGGATGGTagcagaagatgaagaagaggatgcacAATCAAAGTTTGCTTTTAAAGCGGTTTGAAAATTTGCTTCGCCTCACCTAGTGTATGGGTTCGCAAATGCCCCAACCGAGGCAACATCTTTTGACTTCATAGGATGTGAGTAGTTAGTATGAACTCGTACGGAACGGACAGTGTGCTGTAAATATGAAGGCGATGTAACTGCGAGATGGCAGAATTTACCCAGCAGCTACCTTTGCTGCAGAATTGGAGAGTTGGGTGCTGATTCTCTTTAACTTGATGCCATGTGCGCCTAGCGATGTTTCCATCCTAGAAGGGGTTTGATCTTTGCTTAAACATGCTAATCCATCCTTCGTCCTTGCTAAAACGCGCAAATTTGGGAGGCATAGCTTCACTCGTGAAGGAACGATGAAAATGGGCAGACGACTGGAAACCAGTGAAACAAGTTCCGGAAAATATTTAAAACTTTGCATATCTATATCCATAGATGTACTTTTACTGCAGGAATGCACCCTTAAATTTATCATTCTTCGTATGAGTTAATCAAGAACCAGTTTAAACCTAAACTGAAAGGATCCCGTCGCAGTTGTCGTTGTGTCAACCCACGCATCCATCCGATCCGACCATCCCTGACAACCTTGGCTGACGCGGAGGTGGTTGCTTCGTTGCAGCGGCCACGAAACGATCACGCCATGGGCTAGAGCGCCTCTTATCCAAGTTCTCATCGTCAGTCATCACTAACGCCGGTGACGGATTGTATATCCATGGGAGCCGCCGCGCAGACGCCGGAACAGAATAGAGAATTGATCCGATCATCTGAACTCGGAAGAGATTCATGCGGCCGCCGCCTTGTTCGTTCGATGCCGCGGCTCTCCGGCCGGAGTCGGGATCCGGATCGGAGCACACGGCGCGCGGCGCGAACCGTTGAGGGGAGCGGCAAGCGATCGAGCAACAGtcccggcgagggtggaggggagCGAGACCATGAATGATCGCCGTGGCCGTCTCGACCCCACCTTGATGCGCGTGAATGGCAGCGAGAGTTCGCGTGCGATCACTGATCAGGCATGGGCACTCCTGACTAGGAGCTGCCTTCCTGGGCATTGGCGCTGTGCCGCGACTCACCGTCGAGCAGAGCGGCGAGTAGGGGACGGGGAGGAAGACGGAGAGTATCTGACAAATCAACTGGGAACATGCGGGTCCATCTCAGCCGCACAAGTGCCATCCAACGGCTGCAGGAGGCCCAGGCGGTGGACGGTATTCCAttcaccgtccacccccggtcggTCCTCGACAACAAGCGCCGTCCCGGCGTCCGCCAGGAGGTCCGGCAGCTGAggccggacaaccccaaggtctCGCTTCGCGTCAGCATGGAGGAGCGCCCCACGTTGTGCACTCGTGTAGTCTTGCTCCTCCTCGGCAAAGGCCATGCTCGCCACGCCGTCGTCTTATTCCCCGTCAGACCTCGCCCGGCCGCGTCGATCCGGACTAGTATGTGTCCGTCGACTGCCGCGTGTCCGAGGTCTCCGTTTGCTCTAGTTCGACCCAGGCGCCGGCGTCATCTCTCGTCTCTGCTCCAGAATCGATGATGCGCGCGTCGCCCATCCGTACCTTGCATCACCTCTTCTTCAACATCGACCAGCATCCTCCTTCCCCTTGCAAGTGTCGGATCGGCGCTTAGCTTTCCTACGCGTCTGCGCCAGAGAGGAAGCGACCGCGACATGCGCGTGCTCATGGCGATCAGACACGCTGCATAAGGCATCTCGGCGCTGCTTCGGCCGGGGGACGGTTTGCAAGCATGGTCGAGGCCCCCGTGAGGCAGATGAAGCGcgcggctcgtggtccatgcgGTTGCGGAGAGGAGCTTGGACGGCCGCGCTGTTGGTCATGGCTCTTGATGAGGAGCCACATTCCTAGGCAGCGGCGTGACTCGACGTCGAGGAGAGCGGCGGGTGGAGGAAGACGAAAGGATCTCGCTGTCTGACAAATCGAGGTGGAATACGGGCGTCAATCACGGCCGCACACGTTCGATCCAACGGCTGCGCGagacccaggggtggacggtatttcatccACCGTCCACCCAGTCTTTCAAAGAAACACACCGTCCAGCCCCAGCTCCGCGCGCACCGCCCGCAGGCCGGCGTCGTCGACGACAGGCAGCGCCGTCCTGCGTCTGAAGTCAGCCGGGAGGTCCTGCTGCTGCGGCCGGAAGTCCCCAAACTCTGCACCTCTCCTCCGCGTGGAggagccgccggccgcgcccctcCTCGGCGTGAGACCATGCTCACCGCGCCGTCTGTCTTCCCCGTGGAGGCTGCTCCCCGCCGAGTTTTAGAGGACGCCGGTTGCTCCTGTTCAGTACTCCAGGCGTCCATCATCTTCTCTGCTCGAGTCCAGTCGAGATTCGAACGATGCGTGGCGGAGCGCTCTCTGATCTGCTGTCGCCGCATGCGGGATGATGCCCGCATCCATGCAGGTACAAACAATCAgctctcttcttcttcaatgTCAGCCGTGCTGGCTGGACcagcctcctgctcctcctccccggcaAGGGAGGCATCAGGCATCCGTTTACGACCTTCAGAATTTGCGGACTCACAGAGTCACAGTAGTCCACGGAACACAGCCAGAGGGCTCGCACGCGCGGAGTCCATGCCGAGGACACCATGGACCGTGCCGTGTCGTCGTCGCTCCGGGTGCAGATGGGGGTCGAGCACCCCGTCGCGCACGCGCGGTGGCCGATGGCCGGCATCGCCCGCTGCAAGTCTGCAACGGCCGGACCAGCATTTGCCGCGGCTCTCGAGCTCGACCGATGCGGGTCTGCCTTCCTCTGCGGACCAGCATTTGTCACATCTTAGTATATCTGGGTTCAATTTACTGTTAAGAcctgataatttttttttcttcttatcaAAACACGTGCGTAACGCACCTGCACAATACTAGTAATAATAAGggaaaagtctgtttttcaaccctgaactatcacgatagtcCGATTTTGACCCttaaactacgaaaccggacatcctacacctccaactaacgaaaccgtttgaaaaaACAACCCTAGCTCAGCCCAAGgcggtttgctacagtaaaatttccgaatttctagaatttcacacctctctcaattaaataataaagaaagcatagttaatattgtctaaaactcatgatatttttttgggaggtagatcaaaagacaaggaatctattttggctagatgtgctaaaatagacataaaggaatttgaattataaaattttaaaaataggtagaattcaaaattccttagatttttaggtcagctaaacctatgataaaaatgcattaaaaatatgataattcataattttttatttagtttagtttggtactttttattggcccaagttctatagaaaattcataaattaaaatttgaggaatcaaatttgattcaaatttgagcattgcgaaggaattcaaaaactttcataaaaacttgggccaataaaaaataacttattaaactaaataaaaaattatgaattatcatatttttatttcatttttatcaaaggcttagctaacccaaaaattcaagaaattttgaattctacccatttttaaaattttataattcaaatttcattatgtttaatgtatcacatctagccaaaataaattccttgtcttttgatctacctcccaaaaaaatatcatcattcttagacaatattaactatgctttctttattatttaattgagagaggtgtgaaattccagaaattcggacattttactgtagcaaaaccgcctttGGTTGAGCCggggttgtttttcaaacggtttcgttagttggaggtgtaggatatccggtttcgtagttcaagagtcaaaatcggactatcgtgatagttcagggttgaaaaacagactttaCCCTAATAATAATGATATGTATACAATACTGACAGTACCCAGATGTAGCTATTCACTACGGGATGGTAGAAAAGGGCCTAGAAAGTACATTAGCAGCAGGACATGGGTGATGAATTCACCGCCAGTGCTGAGATGCTGGCTGTGGAAAGCACCACCGCAGCGAGGCGCGACGAAGAAAAGCATCTCCAGCCACACAGCGGTGATGAGCTCCCAGCATTCATCTTCCTGGATAGCGATGAGCTCTTGGGCTACCTCACACGCGCGATTGGTCACTGCAGAATCCAGATCCTCGTATGTGCTATGCAGAAGTTGCATATGAGCTGTCGGTTGTTCGCCGCTGCTGCCCTGGGGAAGAGCCACCGCTTCGGCTGGTCCACCGCCATGGACATTTTTCCCTGCTTTGAGGAGTTCCTCGTTCTCCATTACCACTCTTCCCCCAAGTTCATCCATAAGATGATTAAAGGCGAGCAACGGGTCCATTCCACTGCCTGTCTGTTTCCAGACCTGGAATACCATCCGGGCAGGGTTCTCCTCATGGGCCACACCTGATAGGTTACGGACCTTTTTTGCTTCCTCCAGTTCGCCGTGAGCTTTGCGATGTAAGAGCTGTGAATTGGTCTTGAGCATCACCCCGCACTTGAAGACGAGGTACATGATATAATTCGACACCTCTCTGCACATCCTCTTCTTCCCCTTCATATCAGGATTGCTGCTGGACTGGGTGCATCCTTCATAGTAGCAGATATCTGTTGCCATGTGCCAGATGAGCACGCTCGTCTGGAAATCCATGGCGGCGTCGATGCTCCGGTGTAGCGCCGCCGTCCCTGGACGAGCAGAGGCCGAGTCTCTATGGTTGCCCGCCCACTTCTGGAGGGCCAGCAGACCACCGGTGCTGGCAAAGTTCCAATCTTGTTGCCCGCCTGCTCCCAAGTCTAACAGCTTGTCTAGAACCAACTCCTTGAGATCCCCGGGGAGGGCGATGCGCGTCACATCGAGTGCCTGGACACCACAGGCTTTGAGGGGCTTCTCTATCCATCTTCGTAGCACGGACCCCGCCGTTCCTTGAGCAGCAGAAGCATCGTCTTCCGCGGCAACATGTTGCCCGAACATGTTATACTGAGCTAGCTTCTCGGACCACTCGGCCCTGCTAGCCAAATGCAAATTTACATCACCATCCGTGGTTTCTCTCATACAGTCAGAAAACGAGATGAAGGCAGACGACACATCCAGGGCGACGGCTCCTGCCAGCAGGATGTAGGACACCACGACATCAGCTCTGCTGTAGGCTCGCAGCCCGCCGCCCTTGTCGGTGGCCACGAAGAGCGCCAGAGCGATCGGAGTGGGCAAGGTTGAGAAATACAGGACGGGTACGAGGAGCGCTACTAGTGTCAGGGTGACAAGACACCGGACATTGTTGAGCATACACCCATGGTCTTCAGCGTCAGGACTGCACGAGCATGCGTAGTCGAGCAGAAACCGCTGGCGGAGGTGGCTGAGAGGCTTTTTAGTCGCGCCCCCACAGCTCGTTGTCCTGCATGGAGAAGGCCGTGATGCTGCTCTGCCCGCCCAGGTGGACCAGCACGAACGGAGCCCAGAACGGCATCAGCTCGTGCCGCGGCCTGCTCGTGCAGCCGGACACCGCTAGATGGCCGAGCACGAAGACGGCCACAAGGTCGGCCGACACGTAGGCAAGCCATAGGAGCGAGTGGAGTACGCGCGACGCGCTGCGTCTCCGGATGCCCGCtgcgaggaagaggaagacTTGCAAGGCCAAGCTTAGGAGGACCAGGCAGTGGATCTCCCATTCGTCCCACAGTTGCTCCACAGACGCCAGACTCTCGAGTGCACTGATAatattataatatatatatatatatatatatatataagcaacAAAGCCATGATTCATATATTTTTCAGATTTCATTCCAGTTTGCTGTTTATCTGTGCACAGATTCTTTTCTGAGAAA from Panicum virgatum strain AP13 unplaced genomic scaffold, P.virgatum_v5 scaffold_5751, whole genome shotgun sequence encodes the following:
- the LOC120694423 gene encoding uncharacterized protein LOC120694423, translated to MRPTRNREEHGSESLVNSQRAEWSEKLAQYNMFGQHVAAEDDASAAQGTAGSVLRRWIEKPLKACGVQALDVTRIALPGDLKELVLDKLLDLGAGGQQDWNFASTGGLLALQKWAGNHRDSASARPGTAALHRSIDAAMDFQTSVLIWHMATDICYYEGCTQSSSNPDMKGKKRMCREVSNYIMYLVFKCGVMLKTNSQLLHRKAHGELEEAKKVRNLSGVAHEENPARMVFQVWKQTGSGMDPLLAFNHLMDELGGRVVMENEELLKAGKNVHGGGPAEAVALPQGSSGEQPTAHMQLLHSTYEDLDSAVTNRACEVAQELIAIQEDECWELITAVWLEMLFFVAPRCGGAFHSQHLSTGGEFITHVLLLMYFLGPFLPSRSE